In Anopheles gambiae chromosome 2, idAnoGambNW_F1_1, whole genome shotgun sequence, a single window of DNA contains:
- the LOC1276506 gene encoding uncharacterized protein LOC1276506 isoform X9: MCSKGVLNFGLLIKLSQRRRSSRKPDAAECYMCNANVELENPDSFATCRGCEKLVCRGENCCQWVESIGIWECTGCQSNRVIQQKAGEWLLNQLTVRLKHPGPVELKDGNLLGLGLDTDDTRSTTSSTTTTVSANQRVKVREFIEELLSAMLHGPLDDVSVGQLMKHESYLRLFRKFHTRLSRCLYNLERSIHHSLMSDLPLWEGQQQHHSPSDQHFELKRLIQKILEEIAKLPELLNHSGLPLRPEEHLPYFDPKKYEQLLATAVLNKVVDDYRNPKNFTDGGDVAGKGQTGAGATPYTGTTVDINHNQLSETGSSRSLLSKESLRQMSVTADDQAPQPHEGVSYSAIGTERRLSDTDESYLSDYIQRHKVPLPDLSDTTGSGSGAEDDDLQSLKSNATDGTWEENWLFRKRQLKTTESSIAMLVPSPTEEVKALIGDKNADEISDLSEAGSDCEGYESDGNVNGGTVPAVAPVVVASSSKDTTSEGISSSSKTQSLDEILPPDSLVSINSLPVNEEALSEATNSQLLADQVAQNGASERLQVDDLISIEPVADRVETTNPTLTNPFLDDVFEANNNVITDDVKMLQRTETGDNRSSATESNGYGDRKEIPIDRAHPSPSNPVAVDSVVVVAVAPLADSSPTNGNGSSVDSSVETDSIIDSSSVKTNKLEFLKQPEVLLDSRSPPDSPVQQVLSPHPIMMTITDVFDRLANSSPLTAISEEQPPAVLDEMVDSEPPTLEAITEECSGLVEEKHPVLSPSDSVQVEQDESEYRTISEATNNSLLLADSFEGLESFDTYEPGNDEFCSLMEPNDSDRTPEPGPSPDLLQIRETPPAALYVCNQDQLEFAEQLRSLEEDATKQQDPFERTPDDQPTRVSLQPDLVTFDNNAPSPDSGPPGIVAVTEQMRAYCEELKAILNLPEDEEPSQELSVPLEPEPEQWEIVDTPEALEALEQFQNELLIAVSDPTQTDVRPCSNHAIREEPLLELEDRFPGPIEVAGLQMAQYSDSLKSLEYVEEGTVMDEETLPLPDAYIERGESPQALLVSSEDSSQPIVTISHTPSTEPEPSITTVSLPGEEHPPTSTEETMLTSMESRDESKIEDTSMPAFSDTELPSLSSPFTSFSLTNSTINNNNNNNCMPTNISLTEQGPNHLVTNHTSNNTNPSIEVGESALEVDPEQPQAVESVADVCSLVPAQIATNGGDVPEVQGDSGEQDASVDAPDTLIPGSIAEREHLKWRNAKPIANNPYSPDVLQRRLSEKTRPSSMIEIDRLVRKEAAPATGRAAGGVLIDDEETPKEPTDSGTENDRSLQSVTGGVLTETKKIGREYYINDPERLRAGGAPLKSTLGPQTQTQQPSHSTDDEKSLLLGRAVDESEAAAPQKLTPEPVSSLYRSSSVGKQRDPRAEDIFAARPVQVTADDPILQQGTKVSYLSTAAGEIYLVPVESEPNGGSLMSSSSELSSVHSPTNAHQRPELDSLTYSEDSDVTRIYDLTTGEAKVVRTCHSETEPPHDTILQILPQPSPTKQQPAIMATAPSHEQSSSSSNVSALKSQLSTGERADAGSYHRRSPFPVKPLSPETIKFFAPKRKLSFTGSTNSLVGESGSKGAGSEQGTTHVLPSMHSSLHIDYPASRSATGSEFAIIEKDVIDVLPSVKELAKCYSGSTSDVSTLPPKPLYKPRVKLRKDFIRQSSDVLNEEGMPNTKGQRQYSSTSSIAVRDEIREIRKLNLEAYRQSTYYPMAPGHSITARSLSKQIREHKSNVTDDHKVGHHQQEEQTAPAPLVPGGADGELNGTDADDEPGHASPERPASPVLLPGHLKSSIQFFESLKNKP, encoded by the exons ATGTGCTCCAAAGGTGTTCTCAACTTTGGCCTGCTGAT TAAACTCAGCCAACGACGGCGCTCTTCCCGGAAGCCCGATGCGGCAGAGTGTTACATGTGTAACGCAAACGTCGAGCTCGAAAATCCAGACAG CTTCGCAACATGCCGCGGTTGCGAAAAACTGGTCTGCCGGGGCGAAAACTGCTGCCAGTGGGTGGAATCGATCGGCATCTGGGAATGTACCGGCTGCCAGTCGAATCGCGTAATCCAGCAGAAGGCGGGCGAATGGCTGCTGAACCAGTTGACCGTCCGGCTGAAGCACCCGGGCCCGGTAGAGCTGAAGGACGGCAATCTGCTCGGTCTCGGTTTGG ACACGGACGATACTCGCAGCACCACTTCCAGCACAACGACGACCGTTTCGGCCAACCAGCGTGTGAAGGTGCGAGAATTTATCGAGGAGCTGCTGTCCGCTATGCTGCACGGTCCGCTGGACGATGTATCCGTTGGGCAGCTAATGAAACATGAAAGCT ATTTAAGACTTTTTCGCAAGTTCCACACACGTTTGAGCAGGTGTCTGTACAATCTAGAACGCTCGATCCATCACTCACTAATGTCGG atctaCCACTATGGGAAGgtcaacagcagcatcacagCCCGAGCGATCAGCACTTCGAGCTGAAGCGACTGATACAGAAGATACTGGAAGAGATCGCCAAGCTGCCGGAGCTGCTGAACCACAGTGGCCTTCCGCTACGGCCGGAAGAGCATCTGCCGTACTTCGATCCGAAGAAGTACGAGCAGCTGTTGGCCACTGCGGTGCTGAACAAG GTGGTGGACGACTATCGGAATCCGAAAAACTTCACCGACGGCGGTGACGTGGCAGGCAAGGGGCAGACCGGCGCTGGTGCCACCCCGTACACCGGTACCACGGTGGACATTAACCACAATCAGCTGTCCGAGACGG GTAGCAGCCGAAGTTTGCTGAGTAAAGAAAGCCTCAGACAGATGTCCGTAACG GCTGACGATCAAGCACCACAACCACACGAAGGCGTCAGCTACAGTGCGATCGGCACGGAAAGGCGACTCTCCGACACGGACGAATCCTACCTGAGCGACTACATCCAGCGGCATAAAGTCCCGCTGCCCGATCTGTCCGACACGACCGGATCCGGGTCCGGTGCCGAGGACGACGATCTGCAATCGCTCAAGTCGAACGCGACCGATGGTACGTGGGAGGAAAATTGGCTGTTCCGCAAGCGGCAACTGAAGACGACCGAATCCTCGATCGCCATGCTCGTACCGTCGCCCACCGAAGAGGTGAAAGCACTGATCGGGGACAAGAATGCGGATGAGATCAGTGATCTGTCTGAGGCAGGATCGGACTGTGAAGGGTACGAGTCGGATGGGAATGTGAACGGTGGCACTGTACCAGCGGTAGCGCCTGTGGTTGTGGCATCAAGCAGCAAAGACACAACGAGTGAGGGAATTTCGTCCTCCTCCAAGACACAATCACTGGACGAGATCCTGCCGCCCGACAGTCTCGTGTCGATCAACTCGTTGCCGGTCAATGAGGAGGCACTGTCGGAAGCTACCAACAGTCAGCTGCTGGCCGATCAGGTCGCACAGAACGGAGCCAGTGAACGTCTGCAGGTGGACGATCTGATCAGTATCGAACCGGTGGCGGACAGGGTGGAAACGACCAATCCAACCCTGACCAACCCATTCCTGGACGATGTGTTTGAGGCAAACAACAATGTTATAACGGACGACGTGAAGATGCTGCAGCGTACCGAGACAGGGGACAATCG CAGTTCCGCCACCGAATCCAACGGTTACGGTGACCGAAAAGAAATCCCAATAGATCGAG CACACCCTTCTCCATCAAATCCCGTAGCAGTAGACAGTGTAGTAGTGGTAGCGGTTGCGCCTCTAGCGGACAGTAGCCCAACTAATGGTAATGGTAGTAGCGTGGATAGTAGTGTAGAAACAGATAGTATCATCGATAGTAGTAGCGTGAAGACTAACAAACTGGAGTTCTTAAAACAACCGGAAGTGCTGCTCGATTCCCGTTCACCACCGGACTCGCCAGTGCAGCAGGTACTGTCACCGCATCCGATCATGATGACGATCACGGACGTTTTCGATCGGTTGGCGAACAGTTCCCCACTGACAGCCATCTCGGAGGAGCAACCGCCGGCAGTGCTGGATGAAATGGTTGACAGCGAACCGCCAACGCTGGAAGCGATCACGGAAGAATGTTCCGGGCtggtggaagaaaaacatCCCGTCCTATCCCCATCAGACAGCGTACAGGTCGAGCAGGATGAGAGCGAGTATCGAACAATTTCCGAAGCAACTAACAACAGTCTCCTGCTGGCGGATTCGTTCGAAGGACTTGAATCGTTCGATACGTACGAGCCAGGGAACGATGAGTTTTGCTCGCTTATGGAACCGAATGACTCCGATCGAACGCCGGAACCCGGGCCATCGCCTGATCTGCTACAAATACGGGAAACACCACCAGCTGCATTGTATGTGTGCAATCAAGATCAGCTTGAGTTTGCAGAGCAGTTGAGATCACTGGAAGAGGATGCTACCAAGCAGCAAGACCCTTTCGAACGTACACCAGACGATCAACCGACTCGGGTATCGCTTCAGCCCGATCTGGTAACGTTCGACAACAATGCCCCGAGTCCGGATTCGGGTCCACCAGGGATAGTGGCCGTCACGGAGCAGATGCGTGCGTACTGTGAAGAATTAAAAGCCATACTAAATCTTCCTGAAGATGAAGAACCCTCTCAGGAACTGTCCGTCCCCTTAGAGCCGGAACCGGAACAGTGGGAAATTGTGGACACACCGGAAGCACTGGAAGCGCTAGAACAGttccaaaatgagctgctgaTTGCTGTTAGCGATCCAACGCAAACCGATGTTCGACCGTGCAGTAATCATGCGATTCGGGAAGAACCACTGCTGGAGCTTGAGGACAGATTCCCCGGCCCAATTGAGGTGGCCGGGCTGCAGATGGCACAGTACAGTGACAGTTTGAAAAGCCTGGAGTACGTCGAGGAAGGAACTGTGATGGATGAGGAAACGTTACCCCTTCCAGACGCTTACATCGAACGCGGGGAGTCACCGCAAGCGTTGCTTGTATCTTCAGAAGATTCTTCACAGCCCATAGTAACGATCAGCCATACACCTTCTACCGAGCCGGAACCATCCATCACGACAGTGAGCCTGCCAGGGGAGGAACACCCACCGACCAGCACGGAAGAAACGATGCTCACGTCGATGGAGTCCCGGGACGAGTCGAAGATCGAGGACACGAGCATGCCCGCGTTCAGTGATACCGAGCTTCCCTCCCTCTCATCGCCATTCACTTCCTTCTCACTTACCAATTCTAccattaacaacaacaacaacaacaattgcaTGCCAACTAACATCAGCCTCACGGAACAGGGTCCTAACCATCTTGTCACTAACCACACCTCGAATAACACGAATCCAAGTATTGAAGTAGGCGAGTCTGCGCTGGAAGTTGATCCAGAGCAACCGCAAGCAGTGGAATCGGTCGCTGACGTATGTTCGCTCGTTCCAGCACAAATAGCAACCAATGGAGGCGATGTACCGGAGGTACAGGGTGATTCTGGAGAGCAGGACGCGTCCGTGGATGCACCGGACACGCTCATACCAG GATCCATTGCCGAACGGGAGCATCTGAAGTGGCGCAATGCCAAACCGATCGCCAATAACCCGTACTCGCCCGATGTGCTCCAGCGTCGGCTGTCGGAAAAGACACGCCCGTCCAGCATGATCGAGATCGATCGGTTGGTGCGGAAGGAGGCGGCCCCAGCCACCGGAAGAGCTGCCGGCGGTGTGCTGATCGACGATGAGGAAACTCCAAAGGAACCGACGGATTCGGGGACAGAAAACGATCGCTCGTTACAGTCGGTGACGGGTGGCGTACTGACAGAAACGAAGAA GATCGGTCGCGAGTACTACATCAACGATCCAGAGCGTCTGCGTGCGGGCGGTGCCCCCTTAAAGTCCACCCTAGGTCCCCAGACGCAAACCCAGCAGCCATCGCACAGTACCGACGACGAGAAA TCCCTTCTGCTTGGCCGTGCTGTGGATGAGAGTGAAGCTGCAGCCCCTCAAAAACTCACCCCCGAACCGGTCAGCTCCCTGTACCGCTCGAGCAGCGTCGGTAAGCAGCGAGACCCCAGGGCGGAAGACATCTTCGCTGCCCGCCCGGTACAGGTGACGGCAGACGATCCGATCCTGCAGCAGGGCACGAAGGTGAGCTACCTCAGTACGGCGGCGGGCGAGATCTATCTCGTACCTGTGGAGTCAGAACCGAACGGAGGCTCACTGATGAGCTCTTCCTCTGAGCTAAGCTCCGTTCACTCACCGACGAACGCTCATCAGCGCCCGGAGCTGGATAGCCTTACGTACAGCGAAGACTCGGATGTGACGCGTATCTACGACCTAACGACCGGGGAGGCAAAGGTCGTCCGTACGTGTCACTCGGAAACGGAGCCACCGCACGATACGATCCTGCAAATACTACCTCAACCCTCACCGACCAAACAGCAGCCAGCGATAATGGCGACTGCCCCTAGTCATGaacagtcgtcgtcgtcgtccaacGTATCGGCCCTTAAAAGTCAACTTTCTACCGGCGAACGGGCGGATGCTGGAAGCTATCATCGCCGTTCGCCATTTCCCGTGAAACCACTCTCGCCCGAAACGATCAAATTCTTTGCGCCGAAGCGAAAGCTTAGCTTTACCGGCAGCACGAACAGTTTGGTGGGGGAGTCGGGGAGCAAGGGAGCTGGTAGTGAGCAGGGTACTACACACGTGCTGCCCTCGATGCACTCGTCGCTGCACATTGACTATCCCGCGAGCCGGAGCGCGACGGGCAGCGAGTTTGCGATCATCGAGAAGGATGTGATCGATGTGCTGCCGTCGGTGAAGGAGCTGGCCAAGTGTTACAGTGGTAGCACGAGCGATGTGTCCACGTTGCCACCGAAACCACTGTACAAACCGAGG GTCAAGCTTAGAAAG GACTTTATCCGCCAGTCGTCCGATGTGCTGAACGAGGAAGGCATGCCCAACACGAAGGGCCAGCGGCAGTACAGCAGCACGAGCAGCATAGCGGTGCGGGACGAGATACGGGAGATCCGAAAGCTCAACCTGGAAGCGTACCGACAGTCGACGTACTACCCGATGGCTCCCGGGCACAGCATAACGGCGCGCAGCCTGTCGAAGCAGATCCGTGAGCATAA GAGCAACGTTACAGACGACCATAAGGTGGGCCACCACCAGCAGGAGGAGCAAACGGCACCAGCACCGTTGGTGCCGGGTGGTGCCGACGGTGAGCTCAACGGAACCGatgcagacgacgaacccggcCATGCATCTCCGGAGCGTCCCGCCAGCCCCGTACTACTGCCCGGCCATCTGAAGAGTAGCATACAGTTTTTCGAAAGCCTCAAGAACAAACCGTAA
- the LOC1276506 gene encoding uncharacterized protein LOC1276506 isoform X3 — protein MWRKSRTNELREREAPPGVAGEKPGRTSGKGSIQDGRDAGSSLILPSTGGSLWLVVVKRRNYRRCVWCREQLPNLHRRDPFRKLSQRRRSSRKPDAAECYMCNANVELENPDSFATCRGCEKLVCRGENCCQWVESIGIWECTGCQSNRVIQQKAGEWLLNQLTVRLKHPGPVELKDGNLLGLGLDTDDTRSTTSSTTTTVSANQRVKVREFIEELLSAMLHGPLDDVSVGQLMKHESYLRLFRKFHTRLSRCLYNLERSIHHSLMSDLPLWEGQQQHHSPSDQHFELKRLIQKILEEIAKLPELLNHSGLPLRPEEHLPYFDPKKYEQLLATAVLNKVVDDYRNPKNFTDGGDVAGKGQTGAGATPYTGTTVDINHNQLSETGSSRSLLSKESLRQMSVTADDQAPQPHEGVSYSAIGTERRLSDTDESYLSDYIQRHKVPLPDLSDTTGSGSGAEDDDLQSLKSNATDGTWEENWLFRKRQLKTTESSIAMLVPSPTEEVKALIGDKNADEISDLSEAGSDCEGYESDGNVNGGTVPAVAPVVVASSSKDTTSEGISSSSKTQSLDEILPPDSLVSINSLPVNEEALSEATNSQLLADQVAQNGASERLQVDDLISIEPVADRVETTNPTLTNPFLDDVFEANNNVITDDVKMLQRTETGDNRSSATESNGYGDRKEIPIDRAHPSPSNPVAVDSVVVVAVAPLADSSPTNGNGSSVDSSVETDSIIDSSSVKTNKLEFLKQPEVLLDSRSPPDSPVQQVLSPHPIMMTITDVFDRLANSSPLTAISEEQPPAVLDEMVDSEPPTLEAITEECSGLVEEKHPVLSPSDSVQVEQDESEYRTISEATNNSLLLADSFEGLESFDTYEPGNDEFCSLMEPNDSDRTPEPGPSPDLLQIRETPPAALYVCNQDQLEFAEQLRSLEEDATKQQDPFERTPDDQPTRVSLQPDLVTFDNNAPSPDSGPPGIVAVTEQMRAYCEELKAILNLPEDEEPSQELSVPLEPEPEQWEIVDTPEALEALEQFQNELLIAVSDPTQTDVRPCSNHAIREEPLLELEDRFPGPIEVAGLQMAQYSDSLKSLEYVEEGTVMDEETLPLPDAYIERGESPQALLVSSEDSSQPIVTISHTPSTEPEPSITTVSLPGEEHPPTSTEETMLTSMESRDESKIEDTSMPAFSDTELPSLSSPFTSFSLTNSTINNNNNNNCMPTNISLTEQGPNHLVTNHTSNNTNPSIEVGESALEVDPEQPQAVESVADVCSLVPAQIATNGGDVPEVQGDSGEQDASVDAPDTLIPGSIAEREHLKWRNAKPIANNPYSPDVLQRRLSEKTRPSSMIEIDRLVRKEAAPATGRAAGGVLIDDEETPKEPTDSGTENDRSLQSVTGGVLTETKKIGREYYINDPERLRAGGAPLKSTLGPQTQTQQPSHSTDDEKSLLLGRAVDESEAAAPQKLTPEPVSSLYRSSSVGKQRDPRAEDIFAARPVQVTADDPILQQGTKVSYLSTAAGEIYLVPVESEPNGGSLMSSSSELSSVHSPTNAHQRPELDSLTYSEDSDVTRIYDLTTGEAKVVRTCHSETEPPHDTILQILPQPSPTKQQPAIMATAPSHEQSSSSSNVSALKSQLSTGERADAGSYHRRSPFPVKPLSPETIKFFAPKRKLSFTGSTNSLVGESGSKGAGSEQGTTHVLPSMHSSLHIDYPASRSATGSEFAIIEKDVIDVLPSVKELAKCYSGSTSDVSTLPPKPLYKPRDFIRQSSDVLNEEGMPNTKGQRQYSSTSSIAVRDEIREIRKLNLEAYRQSTYYPMAPGHSITARSLSKQIREHKSNVTDDHKVGHHQQEEQTAPAPLVPGGADGELNGTDADDEPGHASPERPASPVLLPGHLKSSIQFFESLKNKP, from the exons ATGTGGAGGAAAAGCCGAACGAACGAATTGAGGGAACGAGAAGCACCACCTGGCGTGGCAGGGGAAAAGCCCGGCCGAACAAGCGGGAAAGGTAGCATACAGGATGGACGAGAtgcaggttcgtcgcttataCTTCCGAGCACCGGCGGCAGTCTCTGGTTAGTGGTCGTTAAGCGACGTAACTATCGCCGTTGCGTGTGGTGTAGGGAGCAGTTACCAAACTTGCATCGGCGCGATCCCTTCCG TAAACTCAGCCAACGACGGCGCTCTTCCCGGAAGCCCGATGCGGCAGAGTGTTACATGTGTAACGCAAACGTCGAGCTCGAAAATCCAGACAG CTTCGCAACATGCCGCGGTTGCGAAAAACTGGTCTGCCGGGGCGAAAACTGCTGCCAGTGGGTGGAATCGATCGGCATCTGGGAATGTACCGGCTGCCAGTCGAATCGCGTAATCCAGCAGAAGGCGGGCGAATGGCTGCTGAACCAGTTGACCGTCCGGCTGAAGCACCCGGGCCCGGTAGAGCTGAAGGACGGCAATCTGCTCGGTCTCGGTTTGG ACACGGACGATACTCGCAGCACCACTTCCAGCACAACGACGACCGTTTCGGCCAACCAGCGTGTGAAGGTGCGAGAATTTATCGAGGAGCTGCTGTCCGCTATGCTGCACGGTCCGCTGGACGATGTATCCGTTGGGCAGCTAATGAAACATGAAAGCT ATTTAAGACTTTTTCGCAAGTTCCACACACGTTTGAGCAGGTGTCTGTACAATCTAGAACGCTCGATCCATCACTCACTAATGTCGG atctaCCACTATGGGAAGgtcaacagcagcatcacagCCCGAGCGATCAGCACTTCGAGCTGAAGCGACTGATACAGAAGATACTGGAAGAGATCGCCAAGCTGCCGGAGCTGCTGAACCACAGTGGCCTTCCGCTACGGCCGGAAGAGCATCTGCCGTACTTCGATCCGAAGAAGTACGAGCAGCTGTTGGCCACTGCGGTGCTGAACAAG GTGGTGGACGACTATCGGAATCCGAAAAACTTCACCGACGGCGGTGACGTGGCAGGCAAGGGGCAGACCGGCGCTGGTGCCACCCCGTACACCGGTACCACGGTGGACATTAACCACAATCAGCTGTCCGAGACGG GTAGCAGCCGAAGTTTGCTGAGTAAAGAAAGCCTCAGACAGATGTCCGTAACG GCTGACGATCAAGCACCACAACCACACGAAGGCGTCAGCTACAGTGCGATCGGCACGGAAAGGCGACTCTCCGACACGGACGAATCCTACCTGAGCGACTACATCCAGCGGCATAAAGTCCCGCTGCCCGATCTGTCCGACACGACCGGATCCGGGTCCGGTGCCGAGGACGACGATCTGCAATCGCTCAAGTCGAACGCGACCGATGGTACGTGGGAGGAAAATTGGCTGTTCCGCAAGCGGCAACTGAAGACGACCGAATCCTCGATCGCCATGCTCGTACCGTCGCCCACCGAAGAGGTGAAAGCACTGATCGGGGACAAGAATGCGGATGAGATCAGTGATCTGTCTGAGGCAGGATCGGACTGTGAAGGGTACGAGTCGGATGGGAATGTGAACGGTGGCACTGTACCAGCGGTAGCGCCTGTGGTTGTGGCATCAAGCAGCAAAGACACAACGAGTGAGGGAATTTCGTCCTCCTCCAAGACACAATCACTGGACGAGATCCTGCCGCCCGACAGTCTCGTGTCGATCAACTCGTTGCCGGTCAATGAGGAGGCACTGTCGGAAGCTACCAACAGTCAGCTGCTGGCCGATCAGGTCGCACAGAACGGAGCCAGTGAACGTCTGCAGGTGGACGATCTGATCAGTATCGAACCGGTGGCGGACAGGGTGGAAACGACCAATCCAACCCTGACCAACCCATTCCTGGACGATGTGTTTGAGGCAAACAACAATGTTATAACGGACGACGTGAAGATGCTGCAGCGTACCGAGACAGGGGACAATCG CAGTTCCGCCACCGAATCCAACGGTTACGGTGACCGAAAAGAAATCCCAATAGATCGAG CACACCCTTCTCCATCAAATCCCGTAGCAGTAGACAGTGTAGTAGTGGTAGCGGTTGCGCCTCTAGCGGACAGTAGCCCAACTAATGGTAATGGTAGTAGCGTGGATAGTAGTGTAGAAACAGATAGTATCATCGATAGTAGTAGCGTGAAGACTAACAAACTGGAGTTCTTAAAACAACCGGAAGTGCTGCTCGATTCCCGTTCACCACCGGACTCGCCAGTGCAGCAGGTACTGTCACCGCATCCGATCATGATGACGATCACGGACGTTTTCGATCGGTTGGCGAACAGTTCCCCACTGACAGCCATCTCGGAGGAGCAACCGCCGGCAGTGCTGGATGAAATGGTTGACAGCGAACCGCCAACGCTGGAAGCGATCACGGAAGAATGTTCCGGGCtggtggaagaaaaacatCCCGTCCTATCCCCATCAGACAGCGTACAGGTCGAGCAGGATGAGAGCGAGTATCGAACAATTTCCGAAGCAACTAACAACAGTCTCCTGCTGGCGGATTCGTTCGAAGGACTTGAATCGTTCGATACGTACGAGCCAGGGAACGATGAGTTTTGCTCGCTTATGGAACCGAATGACTCCGATCGAACGCCGGAACCCGGGCCATCGCCTGATCTGCTACAAATACGGGAAACACCACCAGCTGCATTGTATGTGTGCAATCAAGATCAGCTTGAGTTTGCAGAGCAGTTGAGATCACTGGAAGAGGATGCTACCAAGCAGCAAGACCCTTTCGAACGTACACCAGACGATCAACCGACTCGGGTATCGCTTCAGCCCGATCTGGTAACGTTCGACAACAATGCCCCGAGTCCGGATTCGGGTCCACCAGGGATAGTGGCCGTCACGGAGCAGATGCGTGCGTACTGTGAAGAATTAAAAGCCATACTAAATCTTCCTGAAGATGAAGAACCCTCTCAGGAACTGTCCGTCCCCTTAGAGCCGGAACCGGAACAGTGGGAAATTGTGGACACACCGGAAGCACTGGAAGCGCTAGAACAGttccaaaatgagctgctgaTTGCTGTTAGCGATCCAACGCAAACCGATGTTCGACCGTGCAGTAATCATGCGATTCGGGAAGAACCACTGCTGGAGCTTGAGGACAGATTCCCCGGCCCAATTGAGGTGGCCGGGCTGCAGATGGCACAGTACAGTGACAGTTTGAAAAGCCTGGAGTACGTCGAGGAAGGAACTGTGATGGATGAGGAAACGTTACCCCTTCCAGACGCTTACATCGAACGCGGGGAGTCACCGCAAGCGTTGCTTGTATCTTCAGAAGATTCTTCACAGCCCATAGTAACGATCAGCCATACACCTTCTACCGAGCCGGAACCATCCATCACGACAGTGAGCCTGCCAGGGGAGGAACACCCACCGACCAGCACGGAAGAAACGATGCTCACGTCGATGGAGTCCCGGGACGAGTCGAAGATCGAGGACACGAGCATGCCCGCGTTCAGTGATACCGAGCTTCCCTCCCTCTCATCGCCATTCACTTCCTTCTCACTTACCAATTCTAccattaacaacaacaacaacaacaattgcaTGCCAACTAACATCAGCCTCACGGAACAGGGTCCTAACCATCTTGTCACTAACCACACCTCGAATAACACGAATCCAAGTATTGAAGTAGGCGAGTCTGCGCTGGAAGTTGATCCAGAGCAACCGCAAGCAGTGGAATCGGTCGCTGACGTATGTTCGCTCGTTCCAGCACAAATAGCAACCAATGGAGGCGATGTACCGGAGGTACAGGGTGATTCTGGAGAGCAGGACGCGTCCGTGGATGCACCGGACACGCTCATACCAG GATCCATTGCCGAACGGGAGCATCTGAAGTGGCGCAATGCCAAACCGATCGCCAATAACCCGTACTCGCCCGATGTGCTCCAGCGTCGGCTGTCGGAAAAGACACGCCCGTCCAGCATGATCGAGATCGATCGGTTGGTGCGGAAGGAGGCGGCCCCAGCCACCGGAAGAGCTGCCGGCGGTGTGCTGATCGACGATGAGGAAACTCCAAAGGAACCGACGGATTCGGGGACAGAAAACGATCGCTCGTTACAGTCGGTGACGGGTGGCGTACTGACAGAAACGAAGAA GATCGGTCGCGAGTACTACATCAACGATCCAGAGCGTCTGCGTGCGGGCGGTGCCCCCTTAAAGTCCACCCTAGGTCCCCAGACGCAAACCCAGCAGCCATCGCACAGTACCGACGACGAGAAA TCCCTTCTGCTTGGCCGTGCTGTGGATGAGAGTGAAGCTGCAGCCCCTCAAAAACTCACCCCCGAACCGGTCAGCTCCCTGTACCGCTCGAGCAGCGTCGGTAAGCAGCGAGACCCCAGGGCGGAAGACATCTTCGCTGCCCGCCCGGTACAGGTGACGGCAGACGATCCGATCCTGCAGCAGGGCACGAAGGTGAGCTACCTCAGTACGGCGGCGGGCGAGATCTATCTCGTACCTGTGGAGTCAGAACCGAACGGAGGCTCACTGATGAGCTCTTCCTCTGAGCTAAGCTCCGTTCACTCACCGACGAACGCTCATCAGCGCCCGGAGCTGGATAGCCTTACGTACAGCGAAGACTCGGATGTGACGCGTATCTACGACCTAACGACCGGGGAGGCAAAGGTCGTCCGTACGTGTCACTCGGAAACGGAGCCACCGCACGATACGATCCTGCAAATACTACCTCAACCCTCACCGACCAAACAGCAGCCAGCGATAATGGCGACTGCCCCTAGTCATGaacagtcgtcgtcgtcgtccaacGTATCGGCCCTTAAAAGTCAACTTTCTACCGGCGAACGGGCGGATGCTGGAAGCTATCATCGCCGTTCGCCATTTCCCGTGAAACCACTCTCGCCCGAAACGATCAAATTCTTTGCGCCGAAGCGAAAGCTTAGCTTTACCGGCAGCACGAACAGTTTGGTGGGGGAGTCGGGGAGCAAGGGAGCTGGTAGTGAGCAGGGTACTACACACGTGCTGCCCTCGATGCACTCGTCGCTGCACATTGACTATCCCGCGAGCCGGAGCGCGACGGGCAGCGAGTTTGCGATCATCGAGAAGGATGTGATCGATGTGCTGCCGTCGGTGAAGGAGCTGGCCAAGTGTTACAGTGGTAGCACGAGCGATGTGTCCACGTTGCCACCGAAACCACTGTACAAACCGAGG GACTTTATCCGCCAGTCGTCCGATGTGCTGAACGAGGAAGGCATGCCCAACACGAAGGGCCAGCGGCAGTACAGCAGCACGAGCAGCATAGCGGTGCGGGACGAGATACGGGAGATCCGAAAGCTCAACCTGGAAGCGTACCGACAGTCGACGTACTACCCGATGGCTCCCGGGCACAGCATAACGGCGCGCAGCCTGTCGAAGCAGATCCGTGAGCATAA GAGCAACGTTACAGACGACCATAAGGTGGGCCACCACCAGCAGGAGGAGCAAACGGCACCAGCACCGTTGGTGCCGGGTGGTGCCGACGGTGAGCTCAACGGAACCGatgcagacgacgaacccggcCATGCATCTCCGGAGCGTCCCGCCAGCCCCGTACTACTGCCCGGCCATCTGAAGAGTAGCATACAGTTTTTCGAAAGCCTCAAGAACAAACCGTAA